Below is a window of Phaeobacter piscinae DNA.
CATGCGCGGCTCAACGATGATCAGAAAGACAAAGCGCACTCTCCCATCCGGCATCGATCAAAGGATCGACGCACCAAAGACGCCCCCGAACTTAGGCAAGTCGAAATCTAATGGCAGTCTTAGGTAATCAGGATCGCGTTCCGCATGAGCTGCGAAATCCACCCCTCCAACCGAGGCACAACATCACGTACGTCAATGATCCCAACGTCACAATACCCTGCGCCGAAGGCGAAGAAGTGTGTCGTCTTCGTCCAAAAGCTTTGGCTTCAGACCTTCATCAAAGCTCCCAACCCCCGGGATCATCATCTCCTTGCGGCCCGAGAACAGCTATTCAAGCCGCAAGTCAGTTTCCATCAGGATGTACTTTTATGGCTTTAGGAGGCCAATAAACCGTGAGGATCAATCACAAATTTCGACGGGGATCCTTGATCAAACTTCGCGTAGCCGTCAGGCGCCTGATCCAAAGTAATGACCTCGATGCTCAACGCCTTGGAGAGATATGGCATCCGATCCCAAAGGATTGCTTCCGTCAGGTGGCGATTGTAGTTTGTCACTGGCGCCATACCAGTCATCAACCGGATAGACTTGGTCCACATCTTTCCCCAGTCGAGACGAAGACGCCCAGCTCCGGCATCTGCATCGACAGGATCAGGATCGCTGCCAACGTAAATCCCCGGGACGCCGATCGCACCGCCCGCGCGCACAACGTCGAATAGGCTGTTCAACGCCCCATGCGGAAGCTCTGTATCGGCCTCATCGCCAAGACCATGAGCCTCGAACCCAACCGCATCGACGCCGCAATCAACCTCGGGACTCCCGAGGATCTGCTCGATCTGATCCCGTAGCGGAGCTGTATTTCTGAGGTCGATAGTTTCAAAGCCAGCATCGGATAGAAGCTTGAGGCGTTCCGGATTTTGATCTCCGACGATCACACAGGCTGCACCAAGCAATCGTGCGCCGGCAGCAGCACATCTGCCCACTGGCCCGGCGCCCGCAATGTAAACATGGCTTCCCGGCTTTACACCAGCCGAAACGCAACCGTGAAAGCCGGTTGGAAGAATGTCCGAAATCAACGTTAAGTCCCGGATCTTCTCCATTGCCTGCGCCTTGTCGCGAAATTTCATCAACATGTAGTCGGCATATGGAACCAGGACGTATTCGGCTTGGCCGCCAGACCACCCCTTCAGATCGAAGCCAAAAGCGCCAAGATCTGCATCAGGATTAACAAGATCATTTTCACAAACGTCAGAGCGAGCTTCCTTACAGTTGCGACAGCGTCCACAAGCGACATTGAAAGGAACAGAGACCAGATCTCCAATGTCTATCATTTCAACATCGGATCCTTTCTCAACGACCTCACCAGTAATTTCATGACCAAGAACATGCCCCTGAGGAACCACAAACCGGCCTCGATAGATATGCTGGTCTGAACCGCAGATATTAGTAGAGACCACCTTCAGGATCACAGCGTGCTCGAGCTTTCGACCGTCGTGCTCCAACTTGGGGTACGGGACAGTCTCAACCCTTAAATCGCGGGTACCGTGATAAACTACGCTTTTGTTTCCAGACATAGTACTCTCTCCTTTGACCAGGAATTGGCTCAAGGGTATCGGCACGACACACTAGGTTCGCGACCGAACCCTCAAATGATGGTGACTGATCACCACCCCATTTGTCAACTTCAAGATCCACCCCTCCCCAGTATGAGAAATATTTGAGCGATGAGCGAAGGGGATGAACCGCCTTCCCACCAACCGCTGCTACCGTGGCGGGCATAGGTGGAGAGTTGAGCATCAGATGGACATCAATGCCCAGAACTGCGACCTCCATCAGAATGATCCTTCCTCTCCGCTGATCTTCACGACAATAGCCGTGGTCTCTGCGGGAAAGCAGTTCATCCCATTATTTCAGGACGTAGTTAATGGGTGACAAGTTGTCTGGTGTAGGTTTGCCTAAAGCTTCTAGAACTGAAATTTCTATTGTTCGGCACATAGCATCAAGTGGCAATCCATTTTGCACATCTTTGAACGGAAGCTCTAGTTCGTGCGTAATCTCGAGCAATCCAAAAAAGACATATGCAACCACAGAAGTGATCAGCGGCGCAAACCAATCTGTGGAATCGATCAGACCAAAGGGAAGCAGCCAGCAGTAAATATAAGTCGTCCTCCTCACAAGGAGTGAATAAACATATGGAAGCGGCGCCGTTGCAATACGTTCGCAGCTCGCCTGATGCAAGCCAAGCGACGAAACAATTTCCGAAATTCGCAACTGTCCGACATCACTTATTTCACCTTTACTAATTGCTGTCTTTATTTGATCCGCCATGGACCTTAAGGCTGCATCGGCAGGACTCTTGAATGCCGCCATTGCGACAGCCTTCTCCTTTCCAACCCAACCAGAAACACTATCATTGACATTTACTCCACGCAGATTTCCACGATGGAGGTGCACAAATGCGACGGCGCAAGATAGGATTTTCTCGCGAGTGCTTTCATCATTAGCGAAAATACAAAGAAATCGCCCAAGCGTTCTAACGTCTGCTATCATACCCCCCCATAGTTTCCTAGCCTCCCACCACCTTTCATAAGCTGCGTTATTTCTAAATCCTAAAAACAAGGAAATTGCCAAGCCAAATACGCCCATAGCTGAAATAGATAGTCCAGGCAGGCGAAACACGTACTTATCAACAGATATCACAATGAACGATAAAGCCGCTACGCCGACGACCTTCCAGATTATTTTAGGCACCACAGAGCCTTGCATTACAAAAAACAATTGGAATGTACTAGGGATCTCTCTAACTATCATCTATAGCGCCACTACTGCTCTTTGCTCCAATGACA
It encodes the following:
- a CDS encoding alcohol dehydrogenase catalytic domain-containing protein; its protein translation is MSGNKSVVYHGTRDLRVETVPYPKLEHDGRKLEHAVILKVVSTNICGSDQHIYRGRFVVPQGHVLGHEITGEVVEKGSDVEMIDIGDLVSVPFNVACGRCRNCKEARSDVCENDLVNPDADLGAFGFDLKGWSGGQAEYVLVPYADYMLMKFRDKAQAMEKIRDLTLISDILPTGFHGCVSAGVKPGSHVYIAGAGPVGRCAAAGARLLGAACVIVGDQNPERLKLLSDAGFETIDLRNTAPLRDQIEQILGSPEVDCGVDAVGFEAHGLGDEADTELPHGALNSLFDVVRAGGAIGVPGIYVGSDPDPVDADAGAGRLRLDWGKMWTKSIRLMTGMAPVTNYNRHLTEAILWDRMPYLSKALSIEVITLDQAPDGYAKFDQGSPSKFVIDPHGLLAS
- a CDS encoding bestrophin family protein, encoding MPKIIWKVVGVAALSFIVISVDKYVFRLPGLSISAMGVFGLAISLFLGFRNNAAYERWWEARKLWGGMIADVRTLGRFLCIFANDESTREKILSCAVAFVHLHRGNLRGVNVNDSVSGWVGKEKAVAMAAFKSPADAALRSMADQIKTAISKGEISDVGQLRISEIVSSLGLHQASCERIATAPLPYVYSLLVRRTTYIYCWLLPFGLIDSTDWFAPLITSVVAYVFFGLLEITHELELPFKDVQNGLPLDAMCRTIEISVLEALGKPTPDNLSPINYVLK